The Agromyces hippuratus genome has a window encoding:
- a CDS encoding cation:proton antiporter, with protein sequence MHETTLLLIEVGALLLGMSLLGRLALAFGISPIPFYLVLGLAFGEGGLIALDASEEFFQTGAEIGVILLLALLGLEYTASELFGSLKSARTAGLVDAALNALPGAALALLLGWGPVAAVAMAGVTWVSSSGVIAKLLRDLGRLSNRETPAILAVLVIEDLAMAFYLPVLSALVVGMSLMQGAVSVAIAVSVVAVILYVALRHGHLVSRLFPADHFEPLLLGVLGLTMLVAGFAAEVSVSAAVGAFLVGIALSGRVAANASQVLTPLRDLFAAIFFVFFGLTTDSSALLTMLPAALALALVTIITKLITGSYAARRAGVGTLGQWRAGLSLAPRGEFSIVIAGLAVGSGVVAPELAPLATAYVLITIVAGTFLARVPDALWFRAAVRRRRAGAGASPVPPAA encoded by the coding sequence ATGCACGAGACCACGCTGCTCCTCATCGAAGTCGGCGCGCTGCTTCTCGGCATGAGTCTGCTCGGGCGCCTCGCGCTCGCGTTCGGCATCTCGCCGATCCCGTTCTACCTCGTGCTCGGCCTCGCATTCGGCGAGGGCGGGCTCATCGCCCTCGACGCGAGCGAGGAGTTCTTCCAGACGGGCGCCGAGATCGGCGTCATCCTGCTGCTCGCCCTACTCGGCCTCGAGTACACCGCATCCGAGCTGTTCGGCAGCCTCAAGTCGGCGCGCACCGCGGGCCTCGTCGACGCGGCGCTCAACGCCCTGCCCGGGGCCGCGCTCGCGCTCCTGCTCGGTTGGGGTCCGGTGGCCGCGGTCGCCATGGCCGGCGTGACCTGGGTGTCGTCGTCGGGCGTCATCGCCAAGCTGCTGCGCGACCTCGGCCGGCTCTCGAACCGCGAGACGCCTGCGATCCTCGCGGTGCTCGTCATCGAAGACCTCGCGATGGCGTTCTACCTGCCGGTGCTCTCGGCCCTCGTGGTCGGCATGAGCCTGATGCAGGGCGCCGTCTCCGTCGCGATCGCGGTGAGCGTGGTCGCGGTGATCCTCTACGTCGCCCTGCGGCACGGGCACCTCGTCTCGCGCCTCTTCCCGGCCGACCACTTCGAGCCGCTCCTGCTCGGCGTGCTCGGCCTCACGATGCTCGTCGCGGGCTTCGCCGCCGAGGTGAGCGTGTCGGCCGCCGTCGGCGCGTTCCTCGTGGGCATCGCGCTGTCGGGGCGCGTCGCGGCGAACGCGAGCCAGGTGCTGACGCCGCTCCGCGACCTCTTCGCCGCGATCTTCTTCGTCTTCTTCGGCCTCACGACCGACTCGTCGGCGCTGCTGACGATGCTGCCCGCGGCGCTCGCACTCGCCCTCGTGACGATCATCACGAAGCTCATCACGGGTTCGTACGCCGCACGGCGTGCCGGTGTCGGCACCCTCGGCCAGTGGCGCGCCGGGCTCTCGCTGGCACCTCGAGGCGAGTTCTCGATCGTCATCGCCGGGCTCGCCGTGGGGTCGGGCGTCGTCGCGCCCGAACTCGCGCCGCTCGCGACGGCCTACGTGCTCATCACGATCGTCGCCGGCACGTTCCTCGCGCGCGTACCCGACGCCCTCTGGTTCCGGGCGGCCGTGCGCCGACGGCGGGCGGGCGCCGGCGCGAGTCCGGTGCCGCCCGCCGCCTGA